The Dysgonomonadaceae bacterium PH5-43 region CAAAAATAGTTTCGGCATTTTATGAGCAACAGACGGCTATGGTTATAGGTAGTTATAAAATAGTAAACTTTAAGTTAGAAGAAATTCCTCCTGGAATTATAGATCACAAAGAATGGACTCCTGATAATGGACGAAACAATGCCCTGCGCATTAACGGACTTGGAGCTCCTCGAGCTTTCTTTACTCCTATTGTAAGAGAAATAAAGTTTCCGAATGTTAGTTACGGCGAAGATTATGCTGTTGCTTTGGCTGTTTCTCGCACTTATCAGATAGGGCGAATATACGAACCTCTATATTTATGTCGGAGATGGGAAGGTAATTCTGATGCCAATATTGATATTCTTAAACAGAACACTTTTAATCACTATAAAGACAGTATAAGAACTCAAGAATTATTAGCACGACAAAATGATTGATGTAAATGCTTTTTTTGAAAAACAATTAAAAGATTGGAAGACTATTTCCGATAATTATTCTGCACTTAAAAACATACAATGCAAGACTGTTTCTTTCGATGAATTCTATATAAAAGTACAATACAATCCCGAAAGAATACGTTCTTCTGTTGCCAATGTTGATAAAAAATCAATAGCTAAAAGACCTTGCTTTTTGTGTGATGCCAATCGTCCCCAAGAACAAGAAAGTATTAACTATCCTCCTTGTTACTATTTGTTGGTAAATCCATATCCTATATTTCCGCAACATCTTACAATTCCCGACCGAAAACATAATCCCCAACTAATAAAAGGTAGAATTGGAGATATGTTAAGTTTGGCTAACGACTTGCCCGATTTTACAATATTATATAATGGTCCTAAATGTGGAGCTTCAGCTCCAGACCATTTTCATTTTCAGGCAGGAAACAAGGGAGTGTTACCAATAGAACGTGATGTTATTTCGTATAAGCGTAAGGTAATAATAAACAAAGAACACAAGGGAACTCTTTATCGCTTAGAAAATTATCTAAGAGAATGTTTGGTGTTTGAAAGCAAAGATAAAGAATGGCTTTGTGCTTCGTTTGAAGATTATTATGAGTATCAGCATAAACTTCAACCTCTTGAAGAAGAGCCGATGTTTAATCTAATATGTTGGAAAGATAATGATACTTGGAAATTGGTTGTCTTCCCAAGAAAACAACATCGACCTCGCCAATATTTCGAAGAAGGGAAAAGTAATATATTGTTAGCTCCCGGAGTTGTTGATTTCGGAGGAGTACTTGTAGTGCCTCGAGAAGAAGATTTTATTAAATTAGATAAAGACTTAATAACCGATATTTATTCTCAACTAACGTTATTGTATGAAACAACCTGAAATACACGTAGGTATATTAACCGCAAAGGAAATAAATGTGGTTGAAAACCCCGAACAAAAATATTTTACTGTAAAAGATGTGCCAATAGGTATAAATTTTCATTGGGAAAGGAAAGAAGATCAAGAATTTAGAGGAGTGTTTAAGATTATAAATGAAGGCGATAACAAAACTCTCATAAATATTGTTCCGATAGAAGATTACCTAACGAGTGTTATTTCGTCGGAAATGAGTGCAACAAGCGACATAGAACTCTTGAAAGCTCACGCAGTTATATCACGTAGCTGGTTGCTTGCTCAAAAAGACAAGGCTGCACAGATAGATACTTTAGATAAAAAATACTCTTCGATATACGAAACTGCCGACGAATATATTCGATGGTACGACAGAGAGGAACACGATAATTATGATGTTTGCGCCGACGACCATTGTCAGCGTTATCAAGGAATTACTCGTGCATCTACTCCTCAAGTAGAAGAAGCAATAAAGGCTACTTTTGGAGAGGTTTTAATGTATGAAAACAAAATATGTGATACTCGTTTCTCGAAATGTTGCGGAGGTATTACTGAGAAATTTGAAAACTGTTGGGAGCCTATCTCTCACCCTTATCTCGAAAGTGTAAAAGATGTTTTCTGTAATACGAACGATCAAGATGTTCTAAAGCAAATATTGAATAACTACGATCAAGAAACTAACGATTTTTATCGATGGGCTGTAGAGTATTCGCAAAAAGAAATAAGCACACTTATAAATAGTAAGTCTGGTTGGAACTTTGGAGAAATAGAAGATCTTATTCCTTTAGAGATTGGACCATCGGGGCGAATTATCAAACTAAAGATTATAGGAACTCGTCTTTCTAAAACTATAGGTAAAGAACTGTTTATAAGAAAAGTTCTTTCCGAAACACATCTTTATAGTTCTGCTTTTGAGATAGAAAAAGTTTATGGAGAGTGTGGAAACGATATTCCTGAAAAGTTTATACTTCGAGGTGCGGGCTGGGGACACGGTGTTGGGCTTTGCCAAATCGGAGCAGCAATGATGGCTAAAGAGGGTTTTAATTATAAAGAAATACTTGCTCATTATTTCAAAAACACTGATTTGAAAAGAATTTATTAAACAGTTAATTAACACTAACACAGAACAATTCTATATTATTGCCTATGCAATATTAATTATTTTTGTATCTTTGCCACTTTAATTTGTAAATAACTAATTAGCAATAACATATAACTGAATGAAGAATTATAACTTAGCAAATAACATTCTTGGCTGGATAGTGTTTGCTATTGCAGCAGCAACTTACCTGTTAACAATTGAACCCACTGCAAGTTTTTGGGATTGTGGAGAATTTATAGTGTCGGCATACAAATTAGAAGTAGGACACCCTCCTGGAGCTCCAATATTTATGCTTATGGGAAATCTTTTCTCCCATTTTGCTTCCGAACCTTCGCAAGTTCCGGTAATGCTTAATGCAATGTCGGCGTTATTTAGTGCGTTTACAATTCTATTTCTATTTTGGACTATCACTTATCTTGCTAAAAAGATAGTAGTAAAAGATAAAAACTCAGAAATGACTCTTGCTCAGAAAATAACTATATTAGGAGCCGGAGCAGTAGGAGCCTTAGCTTACACTTTCTCAGATACATTTTGGTTTTCGGCAGTAGAAGGAGAGGTTTATGCCTTTTCATCGATGATGACTGCTGTTGTGTTTTGGTTAATCCTTAAATGGGATAATGTTGCAGACGAGCCTTATTCTAATAGATGGCTTATACTTATAGCTTATCTTATAGGTGTTTCTGTTGCGATACACTTACTTAATTTGTTATGTATTCCAGCAATAGTATTGGTGTACTATTTCCGTAAAAATACAAATCCGACTTGGAAAGGAGCCCTTGTTGCTTTATTAGTTTCATTCGGAATTTTAGCAGCTATACTTTATGGTGTAGTGCAAGGTTTGGTTGAAGTAGCTGGTTGGTTTGAGTTGTTCTTTGTTAATATATTGAGTTTACCATATAATTCTGGAGTAATAGCTTATATGATTATTCTTTTAGGAGTATTATCTTGGGCTATATGGGAAACTATGAGAGGTAGTAAAGACGACAAAAAAGGAAAAATAGCTTTTGTTATTTCAGTTACCTTGTTGGGTATACCTTTTATTGGTAATGGTTATGCGTTAGGGATATTCTTAATAATCGCCCTTACCGCATTCTTATTTATTTATAAGAAAGTAAATCCCGTAGTTCTTAATACAATATTAGTCGGATTATTTGTGATAACTATAGGATACTCTTCTTACGCCGTAATAGTTATCAGATCTTTAGCTAATACTCCTATGGATCAGAACTCTCCAGAAGATGTATTTACTCTTAGATATTATCTTTCTCGTGAGCAATACGGAGAAACTCCTCTGCTTTATGGTCCTACCTTTGTGTCTGAATATCAATTCGAAGGTAGAAATGTGAAACTAATAGACGAAGGACCAATATGGTCTAAAGTTATCAAAAAAGACAAATCGGAAAAAGATAGATACTATATATCTGGTCGTAAAGAAAAAGCGGTGTATGTTGATGAACTAAACACTTTCTTCCCGAGAATGTATAGCAACGAGCCGCAAAACATAAACGCCTATAAAGAGTGGACTGGCTTTCAGGGTAAAAGAGTAAGGTTCTCTACTCCTTTAAGTGCTTCCGGTGCTAAAACAGTAATGAAACCAACATTTGGAGAGAATCTTAAGTTTTTCTTTAATTATCAGGTTAATTTTATGTATTGGCGGTACTTTATGTGGAATTTTGCAGGACGACAAAATGATATTCCGAGCAATGGAGAAGTGTCTAATGGTAATTGGATAACAGGAATTAAGTTTATCGACGAAAAGATGGTTGGGCCGCAAGATAATCTCCCCGACAGCATAGCGAAAAATAAAGGACACAACAAGTATTATATGCTGCCTCTATTGTTGGGTGTACTCGGTATTTTCTTTCAAATATACTCGGGAAATAAAGGTACTCAACAGTTTTGGGTTACATTTTTCTTATTCTTTATGACGGGCTTAGCAATAGTATTATACTTAAATCAACCTCCTTTTCAACCACGCGAACGAGATTATGCTTACGCTGGGTCTTTCTACGCTTTCTGTATTTGGATAGGTTTAGGCTCTGCTGCTATTGTAGAAGGGATAAGAAGATATGCTAAACAATCTCCTGTAGTATCTGCTGCTTTAGGTACAGCAATATCTTTATTGATTCCTATACAAATGGTTTCTCAAACTTGGGACGATCACGACCGCTCGGGTAGATATGTAGCTCGAGACTTTGGTATGAATTATCTTTCTTCTTGCGAAGAGAATGCTATTATATTTACTAATGGAGATAATGATACCTTCCCTTTGTGGTATGCTCAAGAAGTTGAAGGATACAGAACTGATGTTAGAGTCTGTAACTTAAGCTACTTGCAAACTGATTGGTATATAGATCAAATGAAACGTCAAGCTTACGAATCAGAACCTCTTCCTATAAGTTTTGCCGATTACGAGTATGCTCAAGGAGTTAACGACTATTTTCGTTTTTATCCTAAATATAATGCGCCGATAGATATTGATAGATTCATTGGGCAAATAAAAGCAGGAAAGTTAACAGGTAATGAAATTCCAACGTATAAAATTTCTATTCCTGTAGATTCAACTGCTGTTATAGCTTCGGGGTTGGTAAAACCAGAGAATGCCGACTTGCTGACAGATAATATGATTCTTGATTTTGGAAGTCAAACAAATGAAGAGGGCAAGGCTACTAAAAATCCTAAAGAATATTTAACAAAAAATGAATTGGTAGTATTGGATATGCTCAGAAATAATAAAGATTGGAGCCGTCCCGTATACTTTGCAATGACTGTAGGTACTGAACAGTTTATGAGATTAGACCCTTACTTCCGACAAGACGGAATAGCTTTCAGAGTTATGCCTTTCGAAACAAAAGAAAAACAAAAAATAGATACAGATATTCTTTACGATAATGTAATGAATAAGTTTAAGTGGGGTAATCTGCAGCAACCTGGATTGTATATCGATGATAATTGTATGAGAATGGTAGCTTCGTTTCGTAGTATATTCGCAGATCTTGCTAATGCTTTAATCGAAGAAGAGAAATTTGCTAAGGCAAAAGAAGTATTAGATCGTTGTATGGAGGTTCTACCTGAATATAATGCGCCATATAATTACAATCAATATCTTCCAGTGTCTAAGTTGGCCGATGCTTATCTTAAAATAGGAGAGGAAGAAAAAGCCGAAGAAATATACACAACTTTAGGAGATGTTATTGTTAAAAACTTGAATTGGTATAATAGATTAGGTAGAAAACAATATGCTACTGTTATGAGTGATGCATATAAAGATGGTATCTTTTTACAAGATATAATAAGAGTTTTAATAGAAACAGAAAATCAAAAAGCAGAAGAATATCTGCCTGTGTTTAGTAAGAGTTGGGAAAAACTTAATGCTGCAGTAGGTAGAAACAGATAAGGTATGTTAATAGAACGTCCGCCTATATTTTATAGACTATTATTTCCAGGAGCATACTGGAGGTTTAACAAAAAGAAAAAGGTAGTATATCTTACTTTCGATGATGGACCTATACCAGAAATAACTCATTGGGTGTTAGACTTATTGGATAAGTATAAAATAAAAGCTACATTCTTTTGTGTTGCCGACAATGTGCGTAAATATCCGGAAATATATAATGAAGTTTTGCGAAGAGGTCATTTAACAGGTAATCACACCTTCCATCATCTGCAAGGCATAAAAACAAGGTCGAAAAAGTTTATTCAAGATGTTGAAGATGCCAATAATTTGATAGAAAGTAACTTATTCAGACCTCCACACGGACATATAAGATTTCCGCAACTTCAGGCACTAAAAAAGAAATATAAAATAATAATGTGGGACGTTGTTACTCGCGACTATAGTTGCTTAATGACCGAAGAACAAGTCTTAGACAACGTAAAAAAATACACCCGTAACGGTTCTATAATTGTATTTCACGACTCGCTAAAAGCAGAAAGCAAAATGAAGTATGCCTTACCCAAAGCAATAGAATGGCTTATTAGCGAGGGATATTCTTTTGAGCTTATAGAAAACTAGAGTTACAATTCCGACCTTAATTTATTATGCAACTACCAGGCTTAAAATTATATAGAAAACTTCGTTATAGAAAAGGCTTTGGAATACATTCGCCATTTGTTTATAATTTAGTAACTAAGGTTGTGGAAGAAAAATCGTTGTACTACGCTTTTGAAGAAATAGAAAAGTTTAGAGTTGATTTACTTTCACGAGAAGACTCATTATCTAAAACAACAAAAAAAGAATCCCAATCTCCCAACGTTGGTGCTTTTTTATTCCGAATAATGAACTTTTTTAAATGTCAGAACGTTGTTCAAGTTGGGTGCTCTACAGGAGTGATGAGTTTGTATTTAACGATGTATTCAGCGAAGAATAATACTTGTTACTTGTTAGAAGAGCGCGAAGGTTTATTACAGTCGTTAAAAGATTTTTCAAGACAGCATAATATGCCTAATGTTAATGTAATGGAAGGCAGTTACGAAAAGAGTATTAATAAACTTGAAGCATTAAAAAAAAATATAGATTTGATTTTTCTCAACTTTGTTTCTAAAGAAGATAAAGATCGCATAAATGAATTATTCTTGATGTGTGAGCCATTAATAAAAAGAACGAATATTCTTATTATTAATGACATTAAAAATAAAGAGATAAAAAAACAATGGAAGCTTATAAGGCAATCTCCCGAAGCAAAGGTTTGCTTAGATCTTTACTCCTTAGGAGTTGTGTTTTTCGATGATAAGCTGCCGAAGAAAAACTATAAAGTATATTTTGATTATGGCAAAAAGCAAAGTTTACACAAAAACAGGCGACGAAGGATACACTTCCTTAGTTGGAGGAAAAAGAGTTCCAAAAACAAACTCTCGCATTGAAGCTTACGGCACTGTCGATGAGCTAAATACTTTTATAGCTTCTTTATTAGACGAAGTTAATGACAAAGACGACCGAAACTTCTTACTTCTTATTCAAAATACATTATTTGTTGTTGGAGGGTATTTAGCAACGGAAGGAAACGAAAGCAAATGTGGAGTTTCTGAAACAGATATTGAAGCCTTAGAAGCAGAAATAGATGCAATAGACGAATTAATACCTCCATTAAAGGCATTTGTGCTTCCTGGAGGTTGCAAAGCAAACTCTTTCTCTCATATTTGTCGTGCGGTGTGTCGACGAGCAGAAAGAACCATATATAAACTTGCAGAAACAGAAAATATAGACTCCTTAGTACTTAAATATATTAATCGATTATCCGATTATTTTTTCCTTTTTGCACGAAAACAGAGTCTTATTCACAATGAAGAAGAAATAATATGGAATAATACTTGTAAATAGATTATATTTTTTTACTTTTGCGGAAAATTACGAAATTATGTACTGGACTTTAGAATTAGCATCAAAACTGGAAGACGCTCCTTGGCCTGCAACAAAAGATGAATTAATCGATTTTGCTATGCGCTCAGGTGCCCCACAAGAAGTGGTTGAAAACTTACAAGAAATGGAAGACGAAGGCGAAATATACGAATGTATAGAAGATATTTGGCCTGATTATCCGAGTAAAGAAGACTTTTTCTTTAACGAAGAAGAGTATTAAATAGTCTTTAAGGCCTCCTCAAAGGGAGATTGCATTTAACACGACAGCTCACTTTTTCAAGTGGGCTGTCGTGTTTTAATATTACCGAATAGTAATTTCTGAACTAAGAACTAAGAGTTATGTGCTTCGCTTTGCGCCAACTTTTAGTTTTTATCTTTTAGTTTTTAACTGTGAGCTTGCTTGCCTGTCGTTTCACCCGTATGAAACAGGTTGTTTTATTAGTATGAAACAAAGTGTTTCACCTATATGAAACAAGTGTTTTCAAACCATGAAACGAATTATATCAAACCGAGAAACGGATCGTTTCAAAGTATGAAATGGATTATGTCTATGTATGAAACAAAAAGGCTTTCAGCCTTTTTTGAACTAAGAACTAAGAGTGAATAACTAAGAGTTGGCGCGAAGCGGCAAGCGACTAGTCTTTGTTGCGTAAGCAACCCATAGTTGTTAGTAGAGACTATCCGCCCCACTATAATAACAACGGCAAGGGGTATCTAGCAATAAAAAAATAAGGGTATTCTCACGAACACCCTTATTTTGTATTTATAAACCTTAAATCTAATACTATTATGAAAAAACCACGATGCAAATATATTGCAAAAAATAGGTCAAAGCAAGTTTTTTATAAGTAATTAGTATTAAACTATCACAAATTATAATTATTTCAATAACCCTAAAGTGTCTAAAGCAATCATATACTCTTCGTCGGTAGGGATTACTACTACTTTTACTTTATTGTTTTTCTGACTAATAAGTATTTCTTCTCCTCTTGTTTTGTTAGCTTCTTTATCAATAGAAATACCTAAGAACTCTAAACCGTCACAAATTTTTTCTCGTGTACTTGCTTGGTTTTCTCCAACACCACCAGTAAATATTACTACGTCTACACCTCCAAGAGCAGCAGCATAAGAGCCTATGTATTTTTTAATTCTGTAAGAGTAAATATCTAAGGATAGGCTTGCTCTTTTGTTCCCGG contains the following coding sequences:
- a CDS encoding hypothetical protein (product_source=Hypo-rule applied; pfam=PF16269; superfamily=54197), whose protein sequence is MIDVNAFFEKQLKDWKTISDNYSALKNIQCKTVSFDEFYIKVQYNPERIRSSVANVDKKSIAKRPCFLCDANRPQEQESINYPPCYYLLVNPYPIFPQHLTIPDRKHNPQLIKGRIGDMLSLANDLPDFTILYNGPKCGASAPDHFHFQAGNKGVLPIERDVISYKRKVIINKEHKGTLYRLENYLRECLVFESKDKEWLCASFEDYYEYQHKLQPLEEEPMFNLICWKDNDTWKLVVFPRKQHRPRQYFEEGKSNILLAPGVVDFGGVLVVPREEDFIKLDKDLITDIYSQLTLLYETT
- a CDS encoding stage II sporulation protein D (product_source=KO:K06381; cog=COG2385; ko=KO:K06381; pfam=PF08486; superfamily=54534; tigrfam=TIGR02669); the encoded protein is MKQPEIHVGILTAKEINVVENPEQKYFTVKDVPIGINFHWERKEDQEFRGVFKIINEGDNKTLINIVPIEDYLTSVISSEMSATSDIELLKAHAVISRSWLLAQKDKAAQIDTLDKKYSSIYETADEYIRWYDREEHDNYDVCADDHCQRYQGITRASTPQVEEAIKATFGEVLMYENKICDTRFSKCCGGITEKFENCWEPISHPYLESVKDVFCNTNDQDVLKQILNNYDQETNDFYRWAVEYSQKEISTLINSKSGWNFGEIEDLIPLEIGPSGRIIKLKIIGTRLSKTIGKELFIRKVLSETHLYSSAFEIEKVYGECGNDIPEKFILRGAGWGHGVGLCQIGAAMMAKEGFNYKEILAHYFKNTDLKRIY
- a CDS encoding hypothetical protein (product_source=Hypo-rule applied; pfam=PF11028; smart=SM00028; superfamily=48452; transmembrane_helix_parts=Inside_1_4,TMhelix_5_27,Outside_28_46,TMhelix_47_69,Inside_70_75,TMhelix_76_98,Outside_99_112,TMhelix_113_135,Inside_136_139,TMhelix_140_162,Outside_163_176,TMhelix_177_208,Inside_209_219,TMhelix_220_242,Outside_243_256,TMhelix_257_279,Inside_280_299,TMhelix_300_322,Outside_323_336,TMhelix_337_359,Inside_360_567,TMhelix_568_585,Outside_586_594,TMhelix_595_612,Inside_613_623,TMhelix_624_646,Outside_647_1092), with the protein product MKNYNLANNILGWIVFAIAAATYLLTIEPTASFWDCGEFIVSAYKLEVGHPPGAPIFMLMGNLFSHFASEPSQVPVMLNAMSALFSAFTILFLFWTITYLAKKIVVKDKNSEMTLAQKITILGAGAVGALAYTFSDTFWFSAVEGEVYAFSSMMTAVVFWLILKWDNVADEPYSNRWLILIAYLIGVSVAIHLLNLLCIPAIVLVYYFRKNTNPTWKGALVALLVSFGILAAILYGVVQGLVEVAGWFELFFVNILSLPYNSGVIAYMIILLGVLSWAIWETMRGSKDDKKGKIAFVISVTLLGIPFIGNGYALGIFLIIALTAFLFIYKKVNPVVLNTILVGLFVITIGYSSYAVIVIRSLANTPMDQNSPEDVFTLRYYLSREQYGETPLLYGPTFVSEYQFEGRNVKLIDEGPIWSKVIKKDKSEKDRYYISGRKEKAVYVDELNTFFPRMYSNEPQNINAYKEWTGFQGKRVRFSTPLSASGAKTVMKPTFGENLKFFFNYQVNFMYWRYFMWNFAGRQNDIPSNGEVSNGNWITGIKFIDEKMVGPQDNLPDSIAKNKGHNKYYMLPLLLGVLGIFFQIYSGNKGTQQFWVTFFLFFMTGLAIVLYLNQPPFQPRERDYAYAGSFYAFCIWIGLGSAAIVEGIRRYAKQSPVVSAALGTAISLLIPIQMVSQTWDDHDRSGRYVARDFGMNYLSSCEENAIIFTNGDNDTFPLWYAQEVEGYRTDVRVCNLSYLQTDWYIDQMKRQAYESEPLPISFADYEYAQGVNDYFRFYPKYNAPIDIDRFIGQIKAGKLTGNEIPTYKISIPVDSTAVIASGLVKPENADLLTDNMILDFGSQTNEEGKATKNPKEYLTKNELVVLDMLRNNKDWSRPVYFAMTVGTEQFMRLDPYFRQDGIAFRVMPFETKEKQKIDTDILYDNVMNKFKWGNLQQPGLYIDDNCMRMVASFRSIFADLANALIEEEKFAKAKEVLDRCMEVLPEYNAPYNYNQYLPVSKLADAYLKIGEEEKAEEIYTTLGDVIVKNLNWYNRLGRKQYATVMSDAYKDGIFLQDIIRVLIETENQKAEEYLPVFSKSWEKLNAAVGRNR
- a CDS encoding peptidoglycan/xylan/chitin deacetylase (PgdA/CDA1 family) (product_source=COG0726; cath_funfam=3.20.20.370; cog=COG0726; ko=KO:K22278; pfam=PF01522; superfamily=88713), encoding MLIERPPIFYRLLFPGAYWRFNKKKKVVYLTFDDGPIPEITHWVLDLLDKYKIKATFFCVADNVRKYPEIYNEVLRRGHLTGNHTFHHLQGIKTRSKKFIQDVEDANNLIESNLFRPPHGHIRFPQLQALKKKYKIIMWDVVTRDYSCLMTEEQVLDNVKKYTRNGSIIVFHDSLKAESKMKYALPKAIEWLISEGYSFELIEN
- a CDS encoding cob(I)alamin adenosyltransferase (product_source=KO:K00798; cath_funfam=1.20.1200.10; cog=COG2096; ko=KO:K00798; pfam=PF01923; superfamily=89028; tigrfam=TIGR00636), with protein sequence MAKSKVYTKTGDEGYTSLVGGKRVPKTNSRIEAYGTVDELNTFIASLLDEVNDKDDRNFLLLIQNTLFVVGGYLATEGNESKCGVSETDIEALEAEIDAIDELIPPLKAFVLPGGCKANSFSHICRAVCRRAERTIYKLAETENIDSLVLKYINRLSDYFFLFARKQSLIHNEEEIIWNNTCK
- a CDS encoding hypothetical protein (product_source=Hypo-rule applied; pfam=PF11387), with the translated sequence MYWTLELASKLEDAPWPATKDELIDFAMRSGAPQEVVENLQEMEDEGEIYECIEDIWPDYPSKEDFFFNEEEY